Part of the Liberibacter crescens BT-1 genome is shown below.
AGGTCTCTATTAAAAATCCGAATACCTTCTGCAATCTTTTCATTAGCCATGGGATCTTCATTTATCATCCATCTAAAAGATTTTTCATCCAAGAAAATTTTTTCCTCTTCAACAAGAGAATCACAAGAGAGTTTAGGACTTAAAGAACCATAATCATTATCAAGTTCTTGAAGGAATTTTGGTGAAATTGTTAATCGATCACAACCGGCCAAAGCTTCTATTTGTCCAATGCTACGAAAAGAAGCTCCCATAACTACAGTTTTTATTTCATTTACCTTATAATAATTATAAACTGACGAAACAAACAAAACACCCGGGTCTTCTTCAGGAACGTACTCCTTCCCTAACTTATTTTTATAATAATCAGAAATACGACCTACAAATGGTGAAATAAGAAAAACACCTGCAGCTGCACAAGCTATAGCCTGTGCTTTAGAGAAAATAAGAGTTAAATTGCAATCAATTCCTTCTTCTTGCAATATCTTTGCTGCACATATACCTTCCCAAGTAGATGCAATTTTGATAAGTACACGTTCTCTCTCAATACCTCTTTTCTTATAAGAATCAATAATAGCTCTTGCCTTATCTACACAGCCCTGTGTACTAAAAGAAAGATCTGAATCTATTTCTGTGGATATACGACCTGGAATTAAATCTACTAACTTTGCACCGATAGAAACCGACAAACGATCAGCAACAGCAACAACAGTATCTTCTTGAGAATAAACCTGCTTTTTACCCCATTTGATTGCTTCCTTAATAACATCAGAAAACATGCCAGACCTTAAAGTCTCTAAGACTATAGTAGGGTTAGTTGTACAATCAACAGGCTTAAACTTCTGTACTACATCAATATTACCAGTATCTGCGACAATGGTTGTCATAGAACGTAATTGCTCAAGTTTAGATATCATAATCTATAACCCTTTCAATAATGAAATTATCATTTCAAAATAAGTAGAAGCTAACAGTATAGTTATTATTAATAATATACGAAGATTGTAGACATTCAAAGATAAAATCTATTATTAGGGTTTCAAATTAATTTTCTTAATCCAAAAAATATGAACTCTATTTTATAGCGGATTATGTTTGAATTAGAATATAATAATTATTATATGCTATTAAAATTTCCAATCACGTGCTTTTAACACAATAAAATCTCTGAATACTTTTAGTTTTGCTGAATTTTTTAATGCATCAGGATAACAAAAATAAACATCAAAAGATGGCATATCCTTATCCGGCATTAATTTTACAAGGTTATGCTCTTGCTTTACAATGTAGTTTGGTAAAAGTGCTATACCAACCCCTAATATACAATAATGCATTACTGAAAGTTGACTATTGACCTGAAGATAGGGAATACGTAAATCATCAGAAGGACGTCCAGCATTCTCTAGCCAGTTAAAATCTGACATATAGCTCGGAATAAGATCTCCAAAAGTTATAATAACATGATTATCTAAATCCTCTAGAGAATCTATTTTTCCATAACGCTGTAAATAAAGAGGTGAAGCATATAAATTCATATGAATTGTAAACAGTTTACGCTGTATTAGATCAGATTGCTGGGGCTTACGCAATCGAATAGCACAATCAGCATGACGCATATTGACATCTAATTCTTCATTATCAAGAATAAGTTGTACCTGTATATCTGCATACAGCTGTAAAAATTCTTGAAGTTCACCAACCAACCAACTTTGTCCTAAATCTACTGTAGTTGTAATACGTAGCTTACCTGAAGGTTTTTTAGTTGCTTCAGTTAATTTTATTTTAACTCTCTCTAACTTCAAGAGTATATCATGTGCTGTCTTATAAAGACTCTCTCCTTGTTCTGTTAATATAAGTCCACGCGCATGACGATGAAACAACTTGACGCCCACTTCATCTTCAAGGCTACTTACCTGACGACTAATAGCTGACTGAGAAATATATAACTCCTCAGCTGCATGCGTAAATGAACCAGCTTCTGCTGCCGCATGAAAAATCCGTAGTTTGTCCCAATCAAACATAACTATCCTTTCACCTCCTCTCCATTTATCTTTACGCCAGACAAATAGCGCTCTACCTCTAATGCAGCCATACATCCCATAGCAGCTGCTGTAATTGCTTGCCGATAAACATCATCTGTTACATCACCAGCTGCAAACACTCCAGGTACGCTAGTTGCTGTAGAATCCGGTGCAGTCCAGATATAACCGTTGTTTTTAAACTTCAACTTACCATCAAATATCCCTGTCTCTGGTTTATGACCAATTGCAACAAAAACACCATCAATAGGAATTTCTGATATTTCTTTTGTTATTTTATTACATAAACGAACAGATGAAACAAAGGGAAGACGAGGTCGATCTGGAACCAAGCCGACTATCTCAATAAGCTCTGTATCCCAAATGATATCAATATTCGACTTAGAAAATAATCTCTCCTGAAGGATCTTTTCTGCCTTTAATGATGATTGCCTATGCACAACTGTTACTTTTCGAGCAAGATTTGAAAGGTATAAAGCTTCTTCAACAGCTGTATTCCCACCTCCAACAACTAAAACATTCTTATTTCGATAAAAGAAACCATCACAAGTAGCGCACGCAGATACCCCAAAACCCTGAAAAGTCTTTTCACCTTCCAAACCAATCCATTTTGCCTTAGCACCAGTCGCAATAATTAAACTATCAGAAAATAAAATTTCACCAGAATCTGTTTCTATAATAAAAGGATTATCTTTAAAATTGGTTGACTTTACATTATCTCTAACAATCTGCGTACCAAAACTCTCTGCTTGAAGTTGCATTTGTTCCATAA
Proteins encoded:
- a CDS encoding LysR family transcriptional regulator, with amino-acid sequence MFDWDKLRIFHAAAEAGSFTHAAEELYISQSAISRQVSSLEDEVGVKLFHRHARGLILTEQGESLYKTAHDILLKLERVKIKLTEATKKPSGKLRITTTVDLGQSWLVGELQEFLQLYADIQVQLILDNEELDVNMRHADCAIRLRKPQQSDLIQRKLFTIHMNLYASPLYLQRYGKIDSLEDLDNHVIITFGDLIPSYMSDFNWLENAGRPSDDLRIPYLQVNSQLSVMHYCILGVGIALLPNYIVKQEHNLVKLMPDKDMPSFDVYFCYPDALKNSAKLKVFRDFIVLKARDWKF
- the trxB gene encoding thioredoxin-disulfide reductase; protein product: MNARHTKVLIIGSGPAGYTAAIYSARAMLNPILISGIDPGGQLMMTESVENYPGFAHLIQGSWLMEQMQLQAESFGTQIVRDNVKSTNFKDNPFIIETDSGEILFSDSLIIATGAKAKWIGLEGEKTFQGFGVSACATCDGFFYRNKNVLVVGGGNTAVEEALYLSNLARKVTVVHRQSSLKAEKILQERLFSKSNIDIIWDTELIEIVGLVPDRPRLPFVSSVRLCNKITKEISEIPIDGVFVAIGHKPETGIFDGKLKFKNNGYIWTAPDSTATSVPGVFAAGDVTDDVYRQAITAAAMGCMAALEVERYLSGVKINGEEVKG
- the tal gene encoding transaldolase gives rise to the protein MISKLEQLRSMTTIVADTGNIDVVQKFKPVDCTTNPTIVLETLRSGMFSDVIKEAIKWGKKQVYSQEDTVVAVADRLSVSIGAKLVDLIPGRISTEIDSDLSFSTQGCVDKARAIIDSYKKRGIERERVLIKIASTWEGICAAKILQEEGIDCNLTLIFSKAQAIACAAAGVFLISPFVGRISDYYKNKLGKEYVPEEDPGVLFVSSVYNYYKVNEIKTVVMGASFRSIGQIEALAGCDRLTISPKFLQELDNDYGSLSPKLSCDSLVEEEKIFLDEKSFRWMINEDPMANEKIAEGIRIFNRDLKSLRNMVRENLS